In a single window of the Raphanus sativus cultivar WK10039 chromosome 9, ASM80110v3, whole genome shotgun sequence genome:
- the LOC108826278 gene encoding protein BREAKING OF ASYMMETRY IN THE STOMATAL LINEAGE isoform X1 — MASQWTIPKLVTWRVKDWASCFLACKIPIDVDEDAVNNNSNTTNNNLMFKRTKRKIKKKRSERKLSLSPPGTRHHHLRSSSSVSPTSASHNRRLSLPQPPASDEPGFIVFCFDREDGGFDVVKEGKEERREVELSSEKSPKTVHRKLIYGDQGVSKEEKINSLEIKETEHDQADKTICQETENVSCGVHDPKNEEEEDIDVSDKSSGSNHSDEGRGSFAFPILGVEWMGSPVLMPTPDDLSPKKQKPIALGFQCCRF, encoded by the exons aTGGCTTCACAATGGACAATACCAAAACTTGTCACTTGGAGAGTTAAAGATTGGGCTTCCTGTTTCTTGGCTTGCAAGATTCCTATAG ATGTAGATGAGGATGCAGTTAATAACAACAGTAACACAACGAACAACAATCTAATGTTCAAGAGGACAAAGCGGAAGATTAAGAAGAAGAGGTCAGAGAGGAAGCTCAGTCTAAGCCCACCAGGTACACGTCATCATCATCTAAGAAGCAGCAGCAGCGTTTCTCCGACATCTGCGTCTCATAACCGGCGGTTGAGCTTGCCGCAGCCTCCGGCCTCAGATGAACCTGGCTTCATTGTCTTCTGCTTCGACCGTGAAGATGGAGGTTTTGACGTTGTGAAAGAAgggaaagaagagagaagagaggtgGAATTGTCATCTGAAAAGTCACCGAAAACGGTACATCGTAAG CTCATTTATGGAGACCAAGGGGTAAGCAAAGAAGAGAAGATTAACTCGTTGGAGATTAAAGAGACAGAACATGATCAGGCCGATAAGACTATATGCCAAGAAACTGAAAATGTCTCTTGTGGTGTTCATGATCcg AAgaacgaggaagaagaagatattgaTGTCTCTGATAAATCTAGCGGGTCTAATCACTCAGATGAAGGAAGGGGATCGTTTGCATTTCCCAT ATTGGGAGTTGAGTGGATGGGGAGCCCCGTCCTGATGCCTACACCAGATGACTTGTCTCCTAAGAAACAAAAACCCATAGCTTTAGGGTTCCAATGCTGTAGATTCTGA
- the LOC108826278 gene encoding protein BREAKING OF ASYMMETRY IN THE STOMATAL LINEAGE isoform X2 produces the protein MASQWTIPKLVTWRVKDWASCFLACKIPIDEDAVNNNSNTTNNNLMFKRTKRKIKKKRSERKLSLSPPGTRHHHLRSSSSVSPTSASHNRRLSLPQPPASDEPGFIVFCFDREDGGFDVVKEGKEERREVELSSEKSPKTVHRKLIYGDQGVSKEEKINSLEIKETEHDQADKTICQETENVSCGVHDPKNEEEEDIDVSDKSSGSNHSDEGRGSFAFPILGVEWMGSPVLMPTPDDLSPKKQKPIALGFQCCRF, from the exons aTGGCTTCACAATGGACAATACCAAAACTTGTCACTTGGAGAGTTAAAGATTGGGCTTCCTGTTTCTTGGCTTGCAAGATTCCTATAG ATGAGGATGCAGTTAATAACAACAGTAACACAACGAACAACAATCTAATGTTCAAGAGGACAAAGCGGAAGATTAAGAAGAAGAGGTCAGAGAGGAAGCTCAGTCTAAGCCCACCAGGTACACGTCATCATCATCTAAGAAGCAGCAGCAGCGTTTCTCCGACATCTGCGTCTCATAACCGGCGGTTGAGCTTGCCGCAGCCTCCGGCCTCAGATGAACCTGGCTTCATTGTCTTCTGCTTCGACCGTGAAGATGGAGGTTTTGACGTTGTGAAAGAAgggaaagaagagagaagagaggtgGAATTGTCATCTGAAAAGTCACCGAAAACGGTACATCGTAAG CTCATTTATGGAGACCAAGGGGTAAGCAAAGAAGAGAAGATTAACTCGTTGGAGATTAAAGAGACAGAACATGATCAGGCCGATAAGACTATATGCCAAGAAACTGAAAATGTCTCTTGTGGTGTTCATGATCcg AAgaacgaggaagaagaagatattgaTGTCTCTGATAAATCTAGCGGGTCTAATCACTCAGATGAAGGAAGGGGATCGTTTGCATTTCCCAT ATTGGGAGTTGAGTGGATGGGGAGCCCCGTCCTGATGCCTACACCAGATGACTTGTCTCCTAAGAAACAAAAACCCATAGCTTTAGGGTTCCAATGCTGTAGATTCTGA
- the LOC108825731 gene encoding dof zinc finger protein DOF5.4 — MQDIHDYSMTGSGGGGGGSTVRFLGGDRRMRVHQNNILNHHQSLKCPRCNSLNTKFCYYNNYNHSQPRHFCKSCRRYWTKGGVLRNVPVGGGCRTAKRSKSKQPPSSSLSTADKPTTAQDGEEKPSSSETSSLTASTSTAVTAKVTSDMYNLKLYGNGIEWSTLLGQGSSDGMGGFIETTPFEFGGNTVHQQLEDRTALVDPSMGFEPLDWGSGGGDQTLFDLTSTVDNAHWSHQDQHDFYLPQFSDRFSSF; from the coding sequence ATGCAAGATATTCATGATTACTCAATGACCGGaagcggcggaggaggaggaggaagcacGGTGAGGTTTCTAGGTGGAGATCGGAGAATGAGAGTGCATCAGAACAATATCCTGAACCATCACCAATCTCTCAAGTGTCCTCGTTGCAACTCTCTCAACACAAAGTTCTGCTACTACAACAACTACAACCACTCTCAGCCTCGACACTTCTGCAAAAGCTGCCGTCGTTACTGGACCAAAGGCGGCGTCCTCCGTAACGTCCCCGTCGGTGGTGGTTGCCGTACAGCCAAACGTTCCAAGTCTAAGCAGCCTCCGTCTTCGTCACTTTCCACCGCCGACAAACCAACGACTGCACAAGACGGAGAGGAGAAACCAAGCAGCAGCGAGACCTCTTCTCTCACCGCCTCTACCTCCACCGCCGTCACAGCAAAGGTTACGTCTGATATGTATAATCTCAAACTGTACGGAAACGGGATAGAATGGTCTACGTTGCTCGGACAAGGCTCATCTGACGGTATGGGCGGTTTTATTGAAACGACACCGTTCGAATTCGGAGGTAATACTGTACATCAGCAGTTGGAGGATCGAACGGCTCTGGTTGATCCCAGTATGGGATTTGAGCCGTTGGATTGGGGAAGTGGTGGAGGTGATCAAACACTCTTTGATCTAACCAGTACCGTTGATAATGCACACTGGAGTCACCAAGATCAGCATGATTTTTACCTTCCTCAATTCTCTGACAGATTCTCTTCTTTTTGa
- the LOC108827086 gene encoding basic leucine zipper 43-like — translation MIRHLKPNMESSPHRSHHCFDILEGMPPQDDHFNSSSLQNPSFHVHLQSLSSNLPTRSNNNRYHLNPNGETFCHRESFDPEERRERRMVSNRESARRSRMRKKKQIEELQQQVEQLMILNHNLSEKVINLLESNHQILQENSQLKEKVNSFHLLMAEMLIPMRNVDGSISDREVNHLRGETSNRTNTFFGK, via the coding sequence ATGATAAGACATCTAAAACCTAACATGGAGTCTAGTCCCCATCGCTCTCATCATTGTTTCGACATCCTTGAAGGAATGCCACCACAGGACGATCATTTCAACTCATCATCTCTACAAAACCCTAGCTTCCATGTCCACTTGCAGTCCCTATCATCAAACTTGCCGACCCGCAGCAACAACAACCGCTATCACTTAAACCCAAATGGAGAGACCTTTTGCCACAGAGAGAGTTTTGATCCAGAAGAAAGAAGGGAAAGAAGAATGGTATCTAACCGAGAATCTGCAAGAAGGTCTCGTATGCGGAAGAAGAAGCAGATAGAAGAGCTGCAGCAACAAGTGGAGCAGCTCATGATTTTGAATCATAACTTGTCTGAGAAAGTCATTAATTTGTTGGAAAGTAACCACCAGATCTTACAGGAGAACTCACAGTTGAAGGAGAAAGTCAATTCATTTCACTTGCTCATGGCGGAAATGCTAATACCTATGAGAAATGTAGACGGCAGCATCAGTGACCGCGAGGTGAATCATCTCAGAGGAGAGACTTCGAACAGGACCAACACTTTCTTTggtaagtaa
- the LOC108828166 gene encoding thymidine kinase b, which translates to MFAASMRALISPFSLHLPKTSLFSTALRAHSSSASKPSCSSSVSYPGEIYVVVGPMFSGKTTTLLRRILAEKETGKRIAVIKSDKDTRYCAHSIASHDGEKLPCWSLPDLSRFKERFGYDAYKNQLDVIGIDEAQFFIGDDLYEFCREAADEEGKTVIVAGLDGDYLRRRFGTVLDLIPIADSVTKLASRCELCGKRASFTLRKTEERATELIGGADVYTPVCRSHYVSGQGVLESSRAFWIRLYKRYAGL; encoded by the coding sequence ATGTTCGCTGCTTCAATGAGAGCACTAatctctcccttctctcttcACCTTCCTAAAACTTCTCTCTTCTCAACGGCTCTTCGCGCGCATAGTTCGTCCGCATCTAAGCCGTCCTGCTCCTCCTCCGTCTCTTATCCTGGAGAGATATACGTCGTCGTCGGCCCAATGTTCTCCGGCAAAACCACGACGCTTCTCCGCCGAATCCTCGCGGAGAAGGAAACCGGGAAGAGGATAGCCGTGATCAAATCGGATAAAGACACACGGTACTGCGCCCATTCGATAGCGAGCCACGACGGAGAGAAGCTCCCTTGCTGGTCCCTTCCGGATCTATCGCGTTTCAAGGAGAGATTCGGTTACGACGCGTATAAGAATCAGTTAGACGTGATCGGGATCGACGAGGCTCAGTTCTTCATCGGAGACGATCTATACGAGTTCTGCCGCGAGGCTGCCGACGAGGAGGGGAAGACGGTGATCGTGGCGGGACTGGACGGAGATTATCTGAGGAGGAGGTTCGGGACGGTGCTGGATTTGATTCCGATCGCGGATTCGGTGACGAAGCTGGCGTCGAGGTGTGAGTTGTGTGGGAAGAGAGCTTCGTTTACGTTGAGGAAGACGGAGGAGAGAGCGACGGAGTTGATCGGAGGAGCGGATGTGTATACGCCTGTGTGTAGGAGTCACTATGTTAGCGGTCAAGGCGTTTTGGAGTCCTCTCGTGCCTTTTGGATTCGTCTTTACAAACGCTACGCGGGACTTTAG
- the LOC108828164 gene encoding G patch domain-containing protein TGH, which produces MGSNEDDFVFLGTPIEREEEIGSRKKKAVAGASGNLRTLPAWKQEVTDEEGRRRFHGAFTGGYSAGYYNTVGSKEGWAPQSFTSSRKNRAGARKQNISDFLDEDEKAELEGQSLSASSQFDTFGFTAAEHSRKQAEKEQNERPSAIPGPVHDELIAPVSESIGVRLLLKMGWRRGHSIKDVRASSDARREARKAFLAFSADENTKDSSDSLVSESHVETSLDQQFSEDIKISETTPVYVLNPKQDLHGLGFDPYKHAPEFREKKRSRLSASREAGFKKPLSMKESLFGPNSGKIAPGFGIGALEELDVEDEDVYAGYDFNQTYVIEDEQPVRPHNDNTLRLTSKEHNVLSGFGAASNSDYSVERFDPPKIPKDFVARHKFLGPREAETKPSAVPPPDVPPPEDKNLKLLIDGFATFVSRCGKLYEDLSREKNESNQLFDFLRGGSGHDYYLRRLWEEQQKRGDKGNLQLDFKVPPSVEKMTAEKRGSLLGEKPLQKSMKETETSASSGGSFQFPTNLSDTFTKSASSQEAAEAVKPFKDDLAKQARFEQFLKEKYKGGLRTTDSSIFNSMSESARAQERLDFEAAAEAIEKGKAYKEVRRATERPIDFLAGGLQFTSGGTEQIKDTGVVDMKSSKTYPKREEFQWRPAPLLCKRFDLPDPFMGKPGTAPRARNKMDSLIFLPDTMKAVSDLQEPKKETPVEEPEVEVQVENLERPVDLYKAIFSDDSEDDDEEQPTNGKRQEGQEKKNEAAAATTLNRLIAGDFLESLGKELGFEVPPSGVTYPEGTKPVEEDNKSKRKSDSASAYERRPETKETSSLKLESEGEKSTKKREESPRKWSGGDDLSSSESSGDERRRKRSKKSRHRNNDSDSDSSSDHHNREDKRSSRSRRKRRESSREKRSSHKKHHTKHYETKDSSSSSRYSVDEDRKESRREKRRHRD; this is translated from the exons ATGGGATCAAACGAGGATGATTTCGTGTTTCTCGGGACGCCGATAGAGCGAGAGGAAGAGATCGGTAGCCGTAAGAAGAAAGCAGTCGCGGGAGCTTCCGGAAACCTCAGAACTCTCCCTGCTTGGAAGCAAGAG GTGACTGATGAAGAAGGTCGGAGAAGGTTTCATGGAGCATTTACTGGTGGATATTCTGCTGGTTATTACAATACAGTGGGGTCAAAAGAGG GATGGGCTCCACAGTCGTTTACTTCATCAAGGAAGAACAGAGCTGGAGCGAGAAAGCAAAATATTTCAGACTTCCTAGATGAAGATGAAAAGGCG GAGTTGGAGGGACAATCACTGTCTGCGAGCTCACAGTTTGACACATTTGGTTTTACAGCAGCCGAACATTCTCGCAAGCAAGCTGAGAAAGAACAGAACGAAAG GCCATCAGCCATTCCTGGCCCAGTGCATGACGAACTTATTGCTCCAGTTTCGGAATCAATTG ggGTCAGACTTTTGTTGAAGATGGGATGGCGGCGTGGTCATTCAATTAAGGATGTGCGTGCTAGTTCAG ATGCTCGTAGGGAAGCTAGAAAAGCATTCTTAGCCTTCTCCGCTGATGAGAATACTAAGGACTCTTCGGACTCACTGGTTTCGGAGAGTCATGTGGAAACTTCTCTGGATCAACAGTTCAGTGAAGATATTAAAATTTCTGAAACCACTCCT GTATATGTTCTCAATCCAAAGCAGGACCTGCATGGTTTAGGATTTGATCCTTATAAGCATGCTCCTGAGTTTAGAG AAAAGAAAAGATCTCGCTTGTCTGCCAGTAGGGAGGCTGGCTTCAAAAAACCTTTGTCGATGAAGGAAAGCCTTTTCGGACCTAACT CAGGAAAGATTGCTCCTGGTTTTGGCATTGGCGCACTTGAGGAGCTTGATGTCGAAGATGAAGATGTCTATGCTG GTTACGACTTTAATCAGACTTATGTCATAGAAGATGAACAGCCAGTAAGACCGCACAATGATAATACATTGAGGTTAACCTCAAAAGAACATAACGTTCTGTCAGGTTTCGGAGCGGCTTCGAATTCTGACTACAGTGTAGAGAG GTTTGATCCTCCGAAAATCCCAAAGGACTTTGTGGCCCGGCATAAGTTTCTTGGTCCTCGAGAGGCTGAAACTAAGCCAAGTGCTGTTCCTCCTCCAGATGTTCCTCCCCCTGAAGATAAGAATCTTAAACTTCTAATCGATGGCTTTGCAACATTTGTTTCCCGCTGCGGGAAACTGTACGAGGATCTTTCTAGAGAGAAGAACGAATCAAATCAGTTGTTTGATTTTCTTCGGGGAGGAAGCGGTCATGACTACTATTTAAGAAGGCTGTGGGAGGAGCAACAAAAGCGCGGTGATAAAGGTAATCTGCAGTTAGATTTTAAGGTCCCTCCAAGCGTTGAGAAAATGACTGCAGAAAAGCGTGGTAGCTTATTAGGGGAAAAGCCATTGCAGAAAAGTATGAAAGAAACTGAAACCTCTGCTTCTTCTGGAGGATCCTTCCAGTTCCCGACCAATCTCTCTGACACATTCACTAAATCTGCTTCATCT CAAGAGGCAGCCGAGGCTGTCAAGCCCTTCAAAGATGACCTGGCAAAGCAAGCCAGATTTGAGCAGTTTCTTAAGGAGAAATACAAAGGAGGGTTACGTACAACAGATTCCAGTATATTCAACAGCATGTCGGAATCAGCTCGTGCTCAAGAGAGGCTGGACTTTGAGGCTGCAGCTGAGGCCATTGAGAAAGGGAAAGCTTACAAGGAGGTCAGACGAGCCACTGAACGGCCTATCGACTTTCTTGCAGGAGGGCTGCAATTTACTTCTGGTGGAACAGAG cAAATTAAAGACACTGGAGTGGTAGACATGAAATCAAGTAAGACATACCCTAaaagggaagagttccaatggCGTCCTGCACCTCTTCTGTGCAAACGCTTTGACCTTCCTGATCCTTTCATGGGAAAG CCGGGAACTGCTCCGCGAGCAAGAAACAAAATGGATTCTCTTATATTCTTGCCGGATACAATGAAAGCTGTATCTGATCTACAAGAACCTAAGAAAGAGACACCAGTAGAAGAGCCAGAAGTCGAGGTACAAGTGGAGAATCTGGAGAGACCTGTTGATCTTTACAAG GCCATTTTCTCTGATGAttctgaagatgatgatgaagaacaACCTACGAATGGAAAGAGACAAGAGGGTcaagaaaagaagaatgaaGCGGCTGCTGCAACCACATTAAACCGACTCATAGCTGGTGATTTTCTAGAATCTTTAGGGAAAGAACTGGGTTTCGAAGTACCACCTTCTGGTGTCACCTACCCGGAAGGAACCAAGCCAGTGGAAGAAGATAACAAGTCCAAACGCAAATCCGATTCAGCTTCAGCTTATGAGAGAAgacctgaaacaaaagaaacaagcAGCCTCAAACTCGAGTCTGAAGGAGAAAAGAGTACAAAAAAGAGAGAGGAGTCGCCAAGAAAGTGGAGTGGCGGAGACGATCTATCTTCAAGTGAATCCTCAGGAGATGAACGGAGGAGAAAACGTTCCAAGAAGAGTAGGCACAGAAACAATGATTCAGATAGCGATTCGTCCAGTGACCACCACAACAGGGAGGATAAGCGAAGTTCGAGATCAAGAAGAAAGAGGAGAGAATCTTCTAGAGAGAAGAGAAGTAGCCACAAGAAGCATCATACAAAACATTACGAGACCAAGgactcctcttcttcttcacggTACAGTGTAGACGAAGACCGGAAAGAGTCAAGGCGGGAGAAGCGGAGGCACAGAGACTGA
- the LOC108828167 gene encoding protein Dr1 homolog isoform X1, translating into MDPMDIVGKSKEDASLPKATMTKIIKEMLPPDVRVARDAQDLLIECCVEFINLVSSESNEVCNKEDRRTIAPEHVLKALQVLGFGEYIEEVYAAYEQHKYETMQDTQRSVKCNSGAQMTEEEAAAEQQRMFAEARARMNGGGPVPQPEHPETEQPETDQRNLQS; encoded by the exons ATGGATCCGATGGATATAGTCGGCAAATCCAAAGAAGACGCTTCGCTTCCGAAAG CTACGATGACTAAGATTATAAAGGAGATGTTACCACCTGATGTTCGTGTTGCTAGAGACGCTCAAGATCTTCTTATTGAGTGTTGTGTAG AGTTTATAAATCTTGTATCTTCAGAATCTAATGAGGTTTGTAACAAAGAGGATAGACGAACGATTGCTCCTGAGCATGTTCTCAAGGCGTTACAG GTTCTGGGATTTGGAGAGTATATTGAGGAAGTGTATGCTGCTTATGAGCAACATAAGTATGAAACCATG CAGGACACGCAGAGGAGTGTGAAATGCAACAGTGGAGCTCAGATGACTGAGGAGGAAGCAGCAGCTGAGCAGCAACGTATGTTTGCAGAAGCACGTGCGAGAATGAACGGAGGTGGTCCGGTTCCTCAACCCGAACATCCTGAAACCGAACAGCCTGAAACCGACCAGAGAAATCTGCAAAGCTAA
- the LOC108828167 gene encoding protein Dr1 homolog isoform X2, whose amino-acid sequence MDPMDIVGKSKEDASLPKATMTKIIKEMLPPDVRVARDAQDLLIECCVEFINLVSSESNEVCNKEDRRTIAPEHVLKALQVLGFGEYIEEVYAAYEQHKYETMDTQRSVKCNSGAQMTEEEAAAEQQRMFAEARARMNGGGPVPQPEHPETEQPETDQRNLQS is encoded by the exons ATGGATCCGATGGATATAGTCGGCAAATCCAAAGAAGACGCTTCGCTTCCGAAAG CTACGATGACTAAGATTATAAAGGAGATGTTACCACCTGATGTTCGTGTTGCTAGAGACGCTCAAGATCTTCTTATTGAGTGTTGTGTAG AGTTTATAAATCTTGTATCTTCAGAATCTAATGAGGTTTGTAACAAAGAGGATAGACGAACGATTGCTCCTGAGCATGTTCTCAAGGCGTTACAG GTTCTGGGATTTGGAGAGTATATTGAGGAAGTGTATGCTGCTTATGAGCAACATAAGTATGAAACCATG GACACGCAGAGGAGTGTGAAATGCAACAGTGGAGCTCAGATGACTGAGGAGGAAGCAGCAGCTGAGCAGCAACGTATGTTTGCAGAAGCACGTGCGAGAATGAACGGAGGTGGTCCGGTTCCTCAACCCGAACATCCTGAAACCGAACAGCCTGAAACCGACCAGAGAAATCTGCAAAGCTAA